Proteins found in one bacterium genomic segment:
- a CDS encoding arylsulfatase, which translates to MTDQRQQEHYPGFEGTVGKIMATSESWWPPRPTPPAGAPNIVVVLADDLGYSDVSCYGSEIATPAIDELAATGVRYTNFHVTPLCSPTRAALLTGLNSHHVGVGFVANADPGFPGYASELPHNQSTLAEMLKASGYATMAVGKWHLCKETDLSIAGDTHSWPLQRGFDQFYGFLEALTNFHHPHLMYEGNSPIDIAEYPEGYYLTDDLTDRACRMIREVKATDPQKPFFLYYAHGAVHAPLHAKPEDIARHRGNYDRGWDQLREERLARQIDLGVVPPGTELPPRNFEPDEDVAAWDSYPEGERRVMARYMEVYAAMVESIDDSVARIRAELEAIGQLDNTIFVFTSDNGASREGRAQGTISYFTYSNPGAMSSAAVGDEEMDALEAIGGPTTWPHYPRGWAMACNTPFRLYKITSYRGGHSVPFVLSWPARTAAVGGELRHQYAHIIDLLPTLSELVGVGIPTERNGLASENPDGVSFAASLHNPDVASERTEQYYECIGHRAYYRDGWAAAAFHEFMTPFSTDRWELFNLAEDINERIDLAEAEPEKLAELVEAWEEAAWRNRVYPLDEGTGLYRLLRPAEHELLTRSLTILPGTPTVERYRASRVISGGNFTVTVELDHRPGDQGVLVSHGGQASGYVLYIEDGALHFEVNSGGQPMVFEPMALPGKCRQIVLDVRAPGGRIWNITVSTDGRTGITATDIPQIYGFIPWEGIDVGVDRRSPVSWRLHQRHGSFPYTGTIHQVTYVPGPPAPDTEEVRLAELREIGMGLE; encoded by the coding sequence ATGACCGATCAGCGCCAGCAGGAGCACTATCCGGGGTTTGAGGGCACGGTAGGGAAGATCATGGCCACCTCCGAGTCCTGGTGGCCGCCCCGCCCGACTCCGCCGGCCGGCGCCCCCAACATCGTGGTCGTGCTGGCCGATGACCTGGGCTACTCCGATGTGAGCTGCTACGGCTCGGAGATCGCCACCCCGGCTATCGACGAATTGGCCGCCACCGGTGTCCGCTATACCAACTTCCATGTCACCCCGCTGTGCTCACCCACCCGGGCCGCGCTGTTGACTGGGCTCAACTCCCATCACGTTGGGGTGGGGTTCGTGGCCAACGCCGATCCCGGCTTTCCCGGCTATGCCAGCGAGCTGCCCCACAACCAGAGCACGCTGGCTGAGATGCTCAAGGCCAGCGGCTACGCCACCATGGCGGTGGGCAAGTGGCACCTGTGCAAGGAAACCGACTTGTCGATCGCCGGCGACACCCATTCGTGGCCGCTCCAGCGGGGCTTCGACCAGTTCTATGGATTCCTGGAGGCACTCACCAACTTCCATCACCCCCACCTGATGTACGAGGGCAACAGCCCTATCGACATCGCCGAATACCCCGAGGGGTACTACCTCACCGACGACCTCACCGACCGGGCCTGCCGCATGATCCGCGAGGTCAAAGCCACCGACCCCCAAAAGCCGTTCTTCCTCTATTACGCCCATGGCGCAGTCCACGCCCCGTTGCACGCCAAGCCGGAGGACATTGCCCGCCACCGAGGTAACTACGACAGGGGTTGGGACCAGCTCCGAGAAGAGCGCCTGGCCCGCCAGATCGACCTCGGGGTGGTGCCACCGGGAACCGAGCTGCCCCCCCGGAACTTCGAGCCCGACGAGGACGTGGCCGCGTGGGACAGCTACCCGGAGGGTGAGCGCCGGGTGATGGCCCGCTACATGGAGGTGTACGCCGCCATGGTGGAGTCGATCGACGACAGCGTGGCCCGCATCCGGGCCGAGCTGGAGGCCATCGGCCAGCTCGACAACACCATCTTCGTGTTTACCAGCGACAACGGGGCGTCCCGAGAGGGACGGGCCCAGGGAACCATCTCCTATTTCACCTACAGCAACCCCGGAGCGATGTCGTCGGCGGCAGTGGGCGACGAGGAGATGGACGCTCTTGAGGCAATCGGCGGCCCCACCACCTGGCCCCATTACCCCCGGGGCTGGGCCATGGCCTGCAATACCCCCTTCCGGCTCTACAAGATCACCTCTTACCGGGGCGGCCACTCGGTGCCGTTCGTGCTGTCGTGGCCGGCCCGCACCGCGGCGGTGGGAGGGGAGCTGCGCCACCAGTACGCCCACATCATCGACCTGCTGCCCACTCTGTCGGAGCTGGTGGGTGTGGGCATCCCCACCGAGCGCAACGGGCTGGCGTCGGAGAACCCCGACGGGGTGTCGTTCGCGGCCTCGCTGCACAATCCCGACGTCGCGTCCGAGCGCACTGAGCAGTACTACGAGTGCATCGGCCACCGGGCCTACTACCGGGACGGCTGGGCCGCGGCCGCGTTCCACGAGTTCATGACCCCGTTCAGCACCGACCGGTGGGAGCTGTTCAATCTGGCCGAGGACATCAACGAACGCATCGACTTGGCTGAGGCCGAGCCCGAGAAGCTGGCCGAGCTGGTGGAGGCCTGGGAGGAGGCCGCCTGGCGCAACCGGGTGTACCCCCTCGACGAGGGCACCGGCCTGTACCGCCTGCTCCGTCCCGCTGAGCACGAGCTGCTTACCCGGTCGCTCACGATTTTGCCCGGAACCCCCACCGTGGAGCGCTACCGGGCCTCCCGGGTCATCTCGGGGGGCAACTTCACCGTCACCGTCGAGCTCGACCACCGTCCCGGCGACCAGGGCGTGCTGGTGTCCCACGGCGGACAGGCGTCGGGCTACGTGCTGTACATCGAGGACGGAGCTCTGCACTTCGAGGTGAACAGCGGCGGCCAGCCCATGGTGTTCGAACCCATGGCGCTGCCGGGGAAGTGCCGGCAGATCGTTCTGGACGTAAGGGCCCCCGGCGGCCGTATCTGGAACATAACGGTGAGCACCGACGGCCGTACCGGGATAACCGCCACAGACATCCCCCAGATCTACGGCTTCATCCCCTGGGAGGGCATAGACGTGGGTGTCGACCGCCGATCCCCGGTGTCATGGCGGCTCCACCAGCGCCACGGTTCCTTCCCCTACACCGGCACCATCCACCAAGTGACCTACGTCCCCGGCCCCCCCGCCCCCGACACCGAAGAAGTCCGCCTCGCCGAACTCCGCGAAATCGGAATGGGCTTGGAATAG
- a CDS encoding sulfatase-like hydrolase/transferase: MSESKPPNILLLVSDQERQRDWLPPDVPLPARQRLLDQSLEFRRHYTHTSPCSPSRATLFTGLHMDQHGVAENSSYPNNTQLSTGIPTLGHRLREAGYRTAYKGKWHLEAAAEPDMEAYGFSDWTGNDMAFWGLPGSGTEFDEPIAADSAAWLRDQRDTTQPWFLTVGLVNPHDIMWFPLDQPWFWEQEPDYVAQSREKLDRRKWGRATNLPAFAPEIERWCTELPENFDDDLHTKPEVHRRWLLEMERNSTPGPMDPGDRDLWLRQLDYYVKLHQLSDQCLGVVLDALDDIGQWDNTVVVFTSDHGDQCGSHGLRSKGPWNYEETMRIPLYLSAPSLTAAGTATESLTCHTDLAATILELAGVDASDLPGENLTPLFGDQSAQVRDHILFAQRWPWYLGVEKVRYASSGVFDGRHKYCRYYGIGGGVSNLGVSLGDSMLFGPDADFDDHDHEWYDHDDDPHELVNLANDRTRRGELRERFELLRELEAAKYGG, translated from the coding sequence GTGTCCGAGAGCAAACCGCCCAACATTCTGCTGTTGGTATCCGACCAGGAACGCCAGCGGGATTGGCTGCCACCAGATGTGCCGCTGCCCGCCCGCCAGCGCTTGCTGGACCAGTCACTGGAGTTCCGTCGCCACTACACCCACACGTCGCCGTGCTCGCCGTCGCGGGCCACGCTGTTCACCGGGTTGCACATGGACCAGCACGGGGTGGCCGAGAACTCCAGCTACCCCAACAACACCCAGCTCTCCACCGGCATCCCCACCCTGGGCCATCGGCTGCGGGAAGCCGGCTACCGCACCGCCTACAAGGGCAAATGGCACCTCGAGGCTGCGGCCGAACCCGACATGGAGGCCTACGGCTTCTCTGATTGGACCGGCAACGACATGGCCTTTTGGGGGTTGCCGGGCAGCGGCACCGAGTTCGACGAGCCCATCGCCGCCGACTCGGCTGCCTGGCTCCGCGACCAGCGCGACACCACCCAGCCGTGGTTTTTGACCGTGGGCTTGGTGAATCCCCACGACATCATGTGGTTCCCGCTCGACCAGCCCTGGTTCTGGGAGCAGGAGCCCGACTACGTGGCCCAGAGCCGGGAGAAGCTGGACCGGCGCAAGTGGGGCCGGGCCACCAACCTGCCGGCCTTCGCCCCCGAGATCGAGCGCTGGTGTACCGAGCTGCCCGAGAACTTCGACGACGACCTGCATACCAAGCCCGAGGTACACCGCCGGTGGCTGCTGGAGATGGAGCGCAACAGCACCCCGGGGCCGATGGACCCCGGCGACCGCGACCTGTGGCTGCGCCAGCTCGACTACTACGTGAAGCTCCACCAGCTCAGCGACCAGTGCCTCGGAGTGGTTCTCGACGCCTTAGACGACATTGGCCAGTGGGATAACACCGTGGTGGTGTTCACCTCCGACCACGGCGATCAATGCGGCTCGCACGGGCTGCGGTCCAAGGGACCGTGGAATTACGAGGAGACCATGCGGATCCCGCTTTATCTCTCGGCGCCGAGTCTGACTGCTGCGGGCACCGCCACCGAGTCGCTCACCTGTCACACCGACCTGGCCGCCACCATCCTGGAGTTGGCCGGTGTGGACGCCTCCGATCTGCCTGGTGAAAACCTCACCCCCCTGTTCGGCGACCAGTCGGCACAGGTCCGCGACCACATCCTGTTCGCCCAGCGGTGGCCGTGGTACTTGGGGGTGGAGAAGGTGCGGTACGCCTCCTCCGGCGTGTTCGACGGCCGCCACAAGTACTGCCGCTACTACGGCATCGGCGGCGGGGTGAGCAACCTCGGCGTGTCGCTGGGCGACTCAATGCTGTTCGGCCCCGATGCCGACTTCGACGACCACGATCACGAGTGGTACGACCACGACGACGATCCCCACGAACTAGTGAACCTGGCCAACGACCGCACTCGGCGCGGTGAACTGCGGGAGCGATTTGAACTGCTGCGTGAGCTGGAGGCGGCAAAGTACGGCGGTTAG
- a CDS encoding arylsulfatase, whose product MTDHRQQEHYPGFGGKIGKIISTSESWWPPRPTPAPEAPNIVIVLADDLGYSDLGCYGSEIATPAIDALADRGVRYTNFHVTPLCSPTRAALLTGLNAHAAGMGFTANTDPGFPGYASELPRNQSSLAEILSAHGYATMAVGKWHLCREADLSIAGDTHSWPLQRGFDQFYGFLEALTDFHFPHQLFEGNNPVHIDQYPEGYYLTDDLTDRACRMIREVKTTDPDKPLFLYYAHGAVHAPLHAKAEDIARHRGNYDKGWDQLREERLARQKELGVVPSDAELPPRNPEPNEEVRAWDSYAEPDRRVMARYMEVYAAMVESVDESVARISAELEALGQLDNTIFIFTSDNGASREGRAQGSTSYFSHSGTGAKPSPDVSEFEIEALEADEIGGPTTWPHYPRGWAMACNTPFRLYKITAHRGGHSVPFVVSWPARLSGIGGELRHQYTHITDLLPTLAEMLDLEVPTQRNGQDSADLNGVSFADSLDDPDAPSDHTEQYIECIGHRGFYRDGWSTAVFHEFQTPFSADRWELFNLEEDFNERFDLADAEPEKLAEMVEGWEEAAWRNQVFPLDDHAGLFRIVKPPEHEKLTRVLRILPGSPTVERVRSARIIANGNFTITVDLHHSPDDQGVLVAHGSQAAGYVLYIEDNALHFEVNSGGHYLIADPMDLPGECRQIEADVQAPGGRIWNVTVSADGKEGMTLTDIPQMFGFLPWQGIDAGINRRSPVSWQLYQRHGAFPYTGTLHHVTYTPGPPAPDTDEVRLAEYREIGMALE is encoded by the coding sequence ATGACTGATCATCGCCAGCAGGAGCACTATCCCGGGTTCGGGGGCAAGATCGGAAAGATCATCTCCACCTCGGAGTCGTGGTGGCCGCCCCGCCCCACGCCCGCTCCCGAGGCCCCCAACATCGTAATCGTGCTGGCCGACGACCTGGGCTATTCCGATCTGGGCTGCTACGGCTCGGAGATCGCCACTCCGGCCATCGACGCACTGGCCGACAGAGGAGTCCGCTACACCAACTTCCACGTGACCCCGCTGTGCTCGCCCACCCGCGCCGCCCTGTTGACCGGGCTCAACGCCCACGCCGCCGGCATGGGCTTCACCGCCAACACCGACCCCGGCTTTCCCGGCTACGCCAGCGAGCTGCCTCGCAACCAGTCGTCTTTGGCCGAGATTTTGAGCGCCCACGGCTACGCCACCATGGCGGTGGGCAAGTGGCACCTGTGTCGGGAGGCCGACTTGTCGATTGCCGGCGACACCCATTCGTGGCCGCTCCAGCGGGGCTTCGACCAGTTCTACGGGTTCTTGGAGGCCCTCACCGATTTCCACTTCCCCCACCAACTATTCGAGGGCAACAACCCCGTCCATATCGACCAGTATCCCGAGGGCTACTACCTCACCGACGACCTCACCGACCGGGCCTGCCGCATGATCCGCGAGGTCAAGACCACCGACCCCGACAAGCCGCTCTTCTTGTACTACGCCCACGGGGCGGTCCACGCCCCGCTGCACGCCAAGGCCGAGGACATCGCCCGCCATCGGGGCAACTACGACAAGGGCTGGGATCAATTGAGAGAAGAGCGGCTCGCCCGCCAGAAGGAACTGGGCGTGGTTCCCTCCGATGCCGAGCTGCCGCCCCGCAACCCCGAGCCCAACGAGGAGGTGCGGGCCTGGGACAGCTACGCCGAGCCCGACCGCAGGGTCATGGCCCGCTATATGGAGGTGTACGCCGCCATGGTGGAGTCCGTAGACGAGAGCGTGGCCCGCATTAGCGCTGAGCTCGAGGCCCTGGGCCAGCTCGACAACACCATCTTCATCTTCACCAGCGACAACGGTGCATCCCGCGAGGGGCGGGCCCAGGGAAGCACCTCGTACTTCTCCCACAGCGGAACCGGCGCCAAGCCTTCTCCCGACGTGAGTGAGTTCGAGATAGAGGCCCTTGAGGCCGACGAGATCGGTGGTCCCACCACTTGGCCCCACTATCCCCGGGGTTGGGCCATGGCCTGCAATACCCCCTTTCGGCTCTACAAGATCACCGCACACCGGGGCGGCCACTCGGTGCCGTTCGTGGTCTCGTGGCCCGCCCGCCTCTCGGGGATCGGCGGAGAGCTGCGCCACCAGTACACCCATATCACCGACCTGCTGCCCACCCTGGCCGAGATGCTCGACCTTGAGGTGCCCACCCAGCGCAACGGGCAGGACTCAGCCGATCTCAACGGGGTGTCGTTTGCTGACTCGCTGGACGATCCCGATGCACCCTCTGACCACACCGAGCAGTACATCGAGTGCATCGGCCACCGGGGCTTCTACCGGGACGGCTGGTCGACGGCGGTGTTCCACGAGTTCCAGACTCCGTTCAGCGCCGACCGCTGGGAGCTGTTCAACCTCGAAGAGGACTTCAACGAGCGGTTCGACCTGGCCGATGCCGAGCCCGAAAAGCTGGCCGAGATGGTTGAAGGCTGGGAGGAGGCAGCGTGGCGCAACCAGGTCTTTCCCCTCGACGACCACGCCGGGCTGTTCCGAATCGTCAAGCCGCCCGAACACGAGAAGCTCACCCGGGTGCTTCGGATTCTGCCTGGTTCGCCCACCGTGGAGCGGGTTCGGTCAGCCCGCATCATTGCCAACGGCAACTTCACCATCACCGTCGACCTGCACCACAGCCCTGACGACCAAGGCGTTTTGGTGGCCCATGGCAGCCAGGCCGCGGGCTATGTGCTCTACATCGAAGACAACGCCCTGCACTTTGAGGTGAACAGCGGGGGCCACTATCTGATCGCCGACCCCATGGACCTGCCGGGGGAGTGCCGACAGATCGAAGCAGACGTGCAAGCCCCCGGCGGCCGCATCTGGAATGTCACGGTGAGCGCCGACGGGAAGGAGGGGATGACCCTCACAGACATCCCCCAGATGTTCGGATTCCTGCCCTGGCAGGGCATCGACGCCGGCATCAACCGCCGATCCCCAGTGTCATGGCAGCTCTACCAGCGCCACGGCGCCTTCCCCTACACCGGCACCCTCCACCATGTCACCTACACCCCCGGCCCCCCCGCCCCCGACACCGACGAAGTCCGCCTCGCCGAATACCGCGAAATCGGCATGGCCCTGGAGTAG
- a CDS encoding ABC transporter substrate-binding protein translates to MKARSWLYSLFAILLAFSLVATACGNDDDDPGAGDTPSAPSGDSDDGAADDAGDDMADDSGDGAADDAGDDMADDSGDGAADDAGDGPAEDAVVMEEIGPPEDTVVTICDAPSFTQIYAKVMANRGFAENRGFEIDFVACHSGPAQAAALVSGQVDIALNTPDNMLGIRNADFDVVMFAQAVDNHFFDIVVSNNFGEIDCPQGDWECAMAALNGTRVGVVARGAAAEQIARQLLDSAGFDPDDTTYIATGLAGTTLAALDSDEVDWAITFEPGLSRAELDDIGYAPFRLRAGDGPTELDWPSAVIITARSYWDANPNTVLNYRAAILESMEWLRDPANRDAVLEELDAHLGLEPAVAEYIFDRNIGSMTVTAELDPVRIQNNVNYAVGRGILKEAQEFGEFAVGPGIDVILPAALVPETTTVNICQAPSFNGMIAHIAVEEGFLSDRGVTGEFVQCHSGPANAAALIAGEVQFVGNTPDNMLGIRNAGFDVVMFQQLVDKHFFDIVVSNNFGPIDCEQGDWQCAMQELEGTNVGVVARGAAAEQIARQLVDSAGLDPDGATYIATGLSGTTLAALSSGEVDWAITFEPGLSQAAVDDIGYAPFALRAGEGPTELDWPSLVNTTSRQFAEENPNTVAIFARASRQAMDFMRNPANREAVLAYMRDFLSLEGAVAETVLNSNIGSLSLNGALQPARLQNNVDYAVGRGILEEAQDFDEFTVSP, encoded by the coding sequence ATGAAAGCACGTTCTTGGCTGTATTCACTTTTCGCCATATTGCTGGCGTTTTCGCTTGTTGCCACGGCATGCGGCAATGACGATGACGACCCGGGGGCGGGTGATACCCCGTCGGCTCCTTCGGGCGACTCCGATGACGGAGCCGCGGACGATGCTGGCGACGACATGGCCGACGACTCCGGCGACGGAGCCGCGGACGATGCTGGCGACGACATGGCCGACGACTCCGGCGATGGAGCCGCGGACGATGCTGGCGATGGCCCGGCGGAAGACGCCGTCGTCATGGAGGAAATCGGGCCACCTGAGGACACGGTGGTCACCATCTGCGATGCGCCTTCATTCACGCAGATATACGCCAAGGTGATGGCCAACCGGGGCTTTGCCGAAAACCGGGGCTTCGAGATCGACTTCGTGGCCTGCCACTCCGGTCCGGCGCAGGCCGCAGCGTTGGTATCCGGCCAGGTTGATATCGCGCTGAACACCCCCGACAACATGCTGGGTATCCGCAACGCCGACTTCGACGTGGTGATGTTTGCTCAGGCCGTCGACAACCACTTCTTCGACATCGTGGTGTCCAACAACTTCGGTGAGATCGACTGCCCGCAGGGCGACTGGGAGTGCGCCATGGCGGCTCTGAACGGCACCCGGGTGGGTGTGGTGGCCCGGGGTGCCGCCGCCGAGCAGATCGCCCGGCAACTCTTGGACTCCGCCGGATTCGACCCCGACGACACCACCTACATCGCCACCGGCCTGGCCGGTACCACGCTGGCCGCGCTTGATTCCGATGAGGTGGACTGGGCCATCACCTTTGAGCCCGGTTTGAGCCGAGCCGAACTCGATGACATCGGCTACGCCCCATTCCGGCTGCGGGCCGGCGATGGGCCGACCGAACTGGACTGGCCCTCTGCGGTAATCATCACCGCCCGCTCATACTGGGATGCCAATCCCAACACCGTGTTGAATTACCGAGCGGCGATACTCGAATCCATGGAGTGGTTGCGCGATCCGGCCAACCGCGACGCGGTCTTGGAGGAACTGGACGCTCACTTGGGTCTCGAGCCAGCCGTCGCCGAGTACATCTTCGACCGGAACATCGGCTCGATGACGGTGACCGCCGAACTCGATCCGGTCCGGATCCAGAACAACGTGAACTACGCCGTGGGCCGGGGCATACTCAAAGAAGCCCAGGAATTCGGCGAATTCGCAGTGGGCCCAGGCATCGACGTGATCTTGCCGGCAGCGCTGGTGCCCGAGACGACAACCGTCAACATCTGTCAGGCGCCCTCGTTCAACGGCATGATCGCCCATATCGCGGTTGAGGAGGGATTCCTCTCCGACCGCGGAGTCACCGGCGAATTCGTCCAGTGCCACTCCGGCCCGGCCAATGCCGCCGCGCTGATTGCCGGTGAGGTCCAGTTCGTGGGCAATACGCCCGACAACATGCTTGGCATCCGCAACGCCGGCTTCGACGTGGTGATGTTCCAGCAGTTGGTGGATAAGCACTTCTTCGACATCGTGGTGTCCAACAACTTCGGGCCGATCGATTGCGAACAGGGCGACTGGCAGTGCGCCATGCAGGAGCTTGAGGGCACCAACGTCGGCGTGGTGGCCCGCGGCGCGGCGGCCGAACAGATCGCCCGTCAGCTGGTCGACTCCGCCGGTCTTGATCCCGACGGTGCCACTTACATCGCTACCGGCTTGTCGGGCACCACATTGGCCGCTCTGTCGTCCGGCGAGGTGGACTGGGCCATCACGTTTGAGCCCGGTTTGAGCCAAGCCGCGGTCGACGACATCGGATATGCCCCGTTCGCCCTGCGAGCCGGGGAAGGTCCGACCGAGCTCGACTGGCCGTCGTTGGTCAACACCACTTCCCGGCAGTTCGCCGAGGAGAACCCCAACACGGTGGCCATTTTCGCCAGGGCATCCCGCCAAGCCATGGACTTCATGCGCAATCCGGCCAACCGTGAAGCGGTCTTGGCGTACATGCGAGACTTCCTCAGCTTGGAAGGCGCAGTGGCCGAGACCGTCCTCAATTCCAACATCGGGAGCTTGTCGCTCAACGGTGCTCTCCAGCCTGCCCGTCTCCAGAACAACGTGGATTACGCCGTGGGCCGGGGCATCCTCGAAGAGGCTCAAGACTTCGACGAATTCACGGTTTCTCCATAG
- a CDS encoding ABC transporter permease, producing MRSSDVDEPREADMADHVGLADALSQEEVDALIPHESIWAYRLRRLDIPVQLLRIAILFAIWALWHYDVVWDGLTSISFFGWDRVEVFGWFGWSMTWFNWDASFFGIQPLPYVQETFRASPGETWEYFTQIYHEKLFWQDLWVTVKEALFGFAIGSILGLLVGIVLGRFRQAAKTLGPFIVIINAMPKIAFLPLILIVYGVGETSKVVLAVIIVFFIVQVPTQAAVALVDPDLDLVARTMGASQRQLFTKVTLPGITPAVFGALRLSAVISVLAVVFGEIFSARRGLGQRLITAANQLSYGDTFAIVFILALIALIMNGVIGFAERKALRWQATQQGGQVISL from the coding sequence GTGAGATCGTCTGACGTTGACGAGCCTCGGGAAGCCGACATGGCCGATCACGTTGGATTGGCCGATGCGCTCAGCCAAGAGGAAGTGGATGCACTGATCCCCCACGAATCCATCTGGGCGTATCGGCTTCGCCGCCTCGACATCCCAGTGCAGCTATTGAGGATCGCGATCCTGTTCGCCATCTGGGCTCTATGGCACTACGACGTTGTCTGGGATGGTTTGACTTCGATTTCGTTCTTCGGCTGGGACAGGGTGGAAGTGTTCGGCTGGTTCGGCTGGAGCATGACGTGGTTCAACTGGGATGCCTCATTCTTCGGAATTCAACCGCTTCCCTATGTGCAGGAGACTTTCCGGGCCAGCCCTGGCGAGACCTGGGAGTACTTCACACAGATCTACCACGAGAAGCTGTTTTGGCAGGACCTCTGGGTCACGGTGAAAGAAGCGTTGTTCGGCTTTGCCATCGGCTCAATTCTCGGTCTCCTCGTCGGCATCGTTCTCGGGCGCTTCCGGCAAGCGGCCAAGACGTTGGGTCCGTTCATTGTCATCATCAACGCCATGCCCAAGATCGCCTTTTTGCCGCTGATCTTGATCGTGTACGGCGTGGGCGAGACCTCCAAGGTGGTCTTGGCGGTGATCATCGTGTTCTTCATCGTGCAGGTGCCCACCCAGGCCGCGGTGGCGCTGGTAGATCCCGACTTGGACTTGGTGGCCCGCACCATGGGCGCATCCCAGCGCCAGCTGTTCACCAAAGTCACGCTGCCCGGTATCACCCCGGCGGTGTTCGGCGCGCTGCGGCTGTCGGCAGTGATCTCGGTGCTGGCGGTGGTGTTCGGTGAGATCTTCTCGGCCCGCCGCGGCCTCGGCCAGCGGCTCATCACCGCGGCCAACCAGCTCTCCTACGGCGACACCTTCGCCATCGTGTTCATCCTGGCCCTGATTGCGCTGATCATGAACGGGGTGATCGGCTTCGCCGAGCGCAAGGCCCTCCGCTGGCAAGCCACCCAGCAAGGCGGCCAGGTCATCTCGCTGTAG
- a CDS encoding ABC transporter ATP-binding protein translates to MNPAVELKGVTLIFGGDHPKDEPVLAVQDIDLAIPAGQFVAVVGPSGCGKTTILNMLAGIIGATRGSVMRHGEEIDGPSDDIGYMLARSGLSPWRTARRNVELGLEFRGVPRGDRRERAMELLVKLRLEGFADSFPSQLSQGMRQRVAIARTLAIDPDLWLMDEPFGALDAQTRLTVQAEFLDLWYETHKTVIFVTHDLEEAVLLADRVVVMTARPGRIKSDTIVDLARPRVIDELRFDPVFRETEHKIWEELRGEIV, encoded by the coding sequence GTGAATCCAGCGGTCGAGCTTAAGGGCGTCACCCTCATCTTCGGGGGCGACCACCCCAAAGACGAGCCGGTGCTCGCCGTCCAAGACATCGATCTCGCCATTCCCGCCGGCCAGTTCGTGGCTGTGGTCGGCCCGAGTGGCTGCGGCAAGACCACCATCTTGAACATGCTGGCTGGGATCATCGGCGCCACCCGGGGATCGGTGATGCGCCACGGCGAAGAAATCGACGGGCCGAGCGACGACATCGGCTACATGCTGGCTCGCTCGGGGTTGAGCCCGTGGCGCACCGCTCGCCGCAACGTCGAGCTCGGACTGGAGTTCCGGGGGGTACCACGAGGAGACCGGCGTGAGCGGGCCATGGAGCTGCTGGTCAAGTTGCGCTTGGAGGGCTTCGCCGACTCGTTCCCATCCCAGCTCAGCCAGGGCATGCGCCAGCGAGTGGCCATCGCCCGCACGCTGGCCATAGACCCCGACTTGTGGCTCATGGACGAGCCCTTCGGCGCCCTCGACGCCCAGACCCGCCTCACCGTGCAGGCCGAGTTCCTGGACCTCTGGTACGAGACCCACAAGACCGTCATCTTCGTGACCCACGACCTGGAAGAGGCCGTGCTGTTGGCCGACCGAGTGGTGGTTATGACCGCTCGTCCCGGCCGCATCAAGTCGGACACCATCGTCGATCTGGCTCGGCCCCGGGTGATCGACGAGCTTCGCTTCGACCCGGTGTTCCGGGAGACCGAGCACAAGATTTGGGAGGAGTTGCGCGGTGAGATCGTCTGA